The Nitrososphaerota archaeon genomic interval CGTGGCCGAGTCTTCAGTCCACAGGTCGATGAAGGCCATAGTCAGGGGGGAGCTTGAGCACCAGCACTACGCTGTGGTCGAGGAGCCGCTCTTCCCTCCCAGAAAGAAGGTGTCCTGGTCCTCCTACAGGCCGGACCTGCTGGGCTACAGGTCTGAAGGCGGCACCGAGGAGCTCGTCCTAGTGGAGTGCGAAACCCATCCCAACATGAAACGATTCGGTTTGAAGAACCATTCGAGTGTCTGGTTTCAGCCCTATCTTTTCAGAAACGGGTCCGTCAGGAGGATCCTCGCGGTGCCTCGCGGAAAGCTGAAGGCGGTCGACATGCAGCTCCGCGGTCATTGGGAGATCTGGGTGATCGGGCAGAAGTCGACGATGGAGAAGTTGGGCGCGTCAGGGGAATGATGCCCCGACCCTGTGCCTAGGCATTTCTAAATTCGGGAATCGACGAAAGTCCTTTATACTTCGAGAGGGTTCTAACAAGTCACTCGCCCGACCAGGAAAAGGTTGGATTCGCGGAAAAGAAAGAGGCGCCTGGGAAAGCCTTGGTGCCTGGTACCAGTCCGCGAGCGGGATGGTGGCGCGTAGAGACGGGGAAACCCGGACTTCACGAAGGCCAAACCGAGGGCAAACCGGGGCGGCGACAATGGAGGAACGCTACGAGGTCGCCGTCGGAGGAAAGCCACATCCCACCTGAGAGCCGGGCGAGGCAACCAAATATCACCAGAGGATACCCTGGAGCGGGCGGCTGGCTGGAGTGATTTTCAAGAACAGGCCGGAGGCTGGGGAGAGGCTCGCCGAAGCTCTCAAAGACTACAAAGGCAAAGACGTCGTTGTCCTCGGAATTCCCAGGGGAGGAGTGGTGGTCGCCAGCGAGGTGGCGAAGGCGTTGGGGGCACCATTGGACATCGTGGTCACGAGGAAGATCGAGGCCCCGGGGGAGCCGGAGTACGCTCTCGGCGCGGTTACCCAGGAGGGGGACGTCATAATGGACCGGGCTGCGGCCGAGTCCCTTGGCGCCAGTCCGGAGTACCTCGACTCCCAGGTCAGGCTGAAGAGAAGGGAGGTCGAGGAGAGGATGCTCAGGTTCAGGGGCGACGCGCCCTATCCGCAGCTCGAGGGGAAGGTGGTCATCATAGTTGACGACGGGATAGCGACGGGGAGCTCGGTCGGGGCGGCGGTGATGTCGGTCAGGAAGAGGAAACCGCGAGAGGTGGTCGTGGCGGTGCCGGTCGCGCCTTCTGACGCCATCGACACCCTCACCGAGGATGGCAACAGGGTCGTCTGTCTCGAGACCCCTGGACCGTTCCTGGCGATAGGGGAGTTCTACGGCTCCTTCGACCAGGTCGAGGACGAAGAGGTGAAGCGCATCCTGGACGAGAGCTGGAGCCACAGGCGCTAGGGCTTCAGCCTCTTATACCCGACAGAGCGCTGGCAGGCCAGTTGGACGTTCGGAGGTTCAGAGCAGACCTCTACGAGCTCACCGCGAGAGCCACTGCGGGGGAAGGCCAGGAGGTCCGTTCCAAGGTCTTCGACATAGCGAACATCCTCGTCGGCCTTTACAGGAAGAACTTCGTGAAGATCAACCACTCAGCTCTTGAGCTCGTCTGCGCCAAGAGCCTGATCAAGCAGGGATACGACGTGAAGGTCGAGCACAAGTTGGACAAGTCCCTGGTCTGCGACGTCATGGGGACGAGAGGGGACGGCCCGCTCATCGTAGAGATAGAGACCGGGTTCATCCCCCCGGAAGCCGCGCTGAAGCCCTCGGTCTACGCCCGGAGCAGGATAGCCAGCAAGATCGCCAGGTACAGCAGGTTTGCGGGGAAGTTCGCCCTTGGTACTTCCCCTTCCTACGTGCTTGATTTCCCGGATTTCTTCGCCAGACCTGTCCGGGCAAGGACTGCCAAGGAGGCAGCGGAAATCAAGAAGCTGACGGACGTTTACTACGACAATCCTTCGATTTCCATAGAGGAGCTCATGTACGCTCGGCTTCACTCTGTCTTCGTTGTGGACGTTGACTCAGGGACGACGCAGGAATTCGACCCCGAGGGGTATGCCCGGTCGGCTTCGGCGTTCATCAAGCGCAATCAAGCGCCGCAGCTCTCTGACCGGACAAGACACCCGCGCCGAGGGGAGTTCGATCTGGGAGGGGCGGCGGGCTGACGGAGCCTCTTGCAGGCAAAGCCGCCCTGGCAGAAGCTCTCTTTAGGACGGGGGCGCTTCGGTTCGGGAAGTTCGCGCTGTCAAGTGGGAAACAGAGTTCCTACTACCTGGACCTGAGGGTCGTCCCGAGCTATCCCGAGGTGTACGGGCTCGTGATTGATGTATACAGGGAGGTGGCGGAGCAGGTCGGCGAGAAGAACTTCGACGTGGTGGCCGGTGTGGCCACCGCCGGAATCACGATATCCTCTCCGCTGGCCTTGGCCCTGAAGAAACCCATGGTCTACGTCAGGAGCGAAGAGAAGGGGCACGGACTGGGAAGGCGAGTCGAAGGGGCGTCGCACCCCGGGTGGAAGGCCCTTGTGGTGGACGACCTGGTGACCACAGGAGGGAGTCTGATCTCGGCGGTTGAGGCGCTGAGGAAGGGAGGGTGCGTAGTAAAGGAGGCGGCAGTCCTTGTGGATCGGCTCGAGGGAGGGAAGGCGAATCTCGCGGCGGTCGGGGTCAGGCTCAACGCAGGCGCCAACATTAACGAGTTGGTCGAGATTCTGTTCCAGGGGAAGCGCATCACGAAGAGGGATTACGAGGCGGTGATGGAGCAAGTCGGGGGTTCGAAGAGGTGAGCGTGGAGGGAATCAGAGTGAAAATAGGCGGTTTGCAACTCGCAAACCCAACCCTGCTTGCGTCGGGGGTCCACGGCAGCTCACTTTCCAAGGTGCTGGACGCCCTCAGGTATGGCGCAGGAGGGGCGGTGACGAAGTCGATCGGTCCGGAACCGAGGGAGGGATACGCAGAGCCGACGCTGGTCGAGGTGGAAGGGGGCATGGTGAACGCTGCAGGCCTGCCCAATCCGGGGGCGGAACGATTCTCACACGACCTGGAGGCGATAGGTGGCAAGGGGCTCCCCGTGTTCGTGTCGATCTTCGGCGGGGATGCCCAGGAGTTCGGGAAGGTGGTGGACACCCTCGACGACAGGGACTTCATGGCCTACGAGCTGAACCTCAGCTGTCCACACGTCGCAGGGGTGGGGACGGAGATTGGGCACCACCCTGAAGTCGTGTCCAAGGTGATCAAGGCTGTGAAGTCAAGGACGAAGAAGCAGGTGTTCACCAAGCTTTCGCCAAATACTGACAGACTGGTAGAAGTGGCCCAGGCGGCGGTGGACTCGGGTGCGGACGGACTAACGGCGGTCAACACGCTCAGGGCTTTCCCGATAGATGTCGAGACTGAGAGGCCCTCCCTGTCCAATGGGTACGGGGGCCTGTCCGGAGGCGCTATCAGGCCGGTCGCGCTGAGGTGCGTCTACGAACTCAGGGAGAACTTCGACGTCCCAATCATGGGTTGCGGGGGAGTGTCCAGCTGGGAGCACGCGGTGGAGTTCTTCCTCGCAGGGGCAGATGCGGTGCAGGTGGGCACAGCGACCATCAGGAAGTTCGCCATCTTCAACGACATCAACCTGGGGGTTGTTTCCTACCTTGAAAGGAAAGGGATTGCCAGCCTTGACAGGCTGGTCGGCGCGGCGCACCGCGATGGAGGTCTTAAGGCCGTTCTACGGAGAGAGAGAGCTTGACTACGTTCAAGGAGAGGATGCGCGCCCGGGCGGAGAAGGGCAGGAGCAGGGTCGTCCTGGCACTTGACTTCTCTGACCCCTATGACCAGAGGCTAGGGCTGGCGGAACAGGTCCTGGAAGCGACCAAGGCGCGGCTGGCCGCGGTCAAGGTGAACCACCACCTGTTTCTCCCATTCGGACTCGAGGGCCTCCGGGATGTGATAGCGACGTGCAAGCAGGAAGGGCTTCCCCTGATTGCCGACCTCAAGCTGAACGACATAGAATCGACGAACCTGAATGTGGTCGACTCGCTTCTCGCCTACGGTTTCGACGCAATCATCGCAAACCCGTTCGTGGGAAGGGAGGAGGGCCTTG includes:
- a CDS encoding phosphoribosyltransferase family protein, with the protein product MIFKNRPEAGERLAEALKDYKGKDVVVLGIPRGGVVVASEVAKALGAPLDIVVTRKIEAPGEPEYALGAVTQEGDVIMDRAAAESLGASPEYLDSQVRLKRREVEERMLRFRGDAPYPQLEGKVVIIVDDGIATGSSVGAAVMSVRKRKPREVVVAVPVAPSDAIDTLTEDGNRVVCLETPGPFLAIGEFYGSFDQVEDEEVKRILDESWSHRR
- the pyrE gene encoding orotate phosphoribosyltransferase — translated: MAEALFRTGALRFGKFALSSGKQSSYYLDLRVVPSYPEVYGLVIDVYREVAEQVGEKNFDVVAGVATAGITISSPLALALKKPMVYVRSEEKGHGLGRRVEGASHPGWKALVVDDLVTTGGSLISAVEALRKGGCVVKEAAVLVDRLEGGKANLAAVGVRLNAGANINELVEILFQGKRITKRDYEAVMEQVGGSKR
- a CDS encoding dihydroorotate dehydrogenase, which translates into the protein MSVEGIRVKIGGLQLANPTLLASGVHGSSLSKVLDALRYGAGGAVTKSIGPEPREGYAEPTLVEVEGGMVNAAGLPNPGAERFSHDLEAIGGKGLPVFVSIFGGDAQEFGKVVDTLDDRDFMAYELNLSCPHVAGVGTEIGHHPEVVSKVIKAVKSRTKKQVFTKLSPNTDRLVEVAQAAVDSGADGLTAVNTLRAFPIDVETERPSLSNGYGGLSGGAIRPVALRCVYELRENFDVPIMGCGGVSSWEHAVEFFLAGADAVQVGTATIRKFAIFNDINLGVVSYLERKGIASLDRLVGAAHRDGGLKAVLRRERA